In Neorhizobium galegae, the following proteins share a genomic window:
- a CDS encoding endonuclease/exonuclease/phosphatase family protein: MKFVSYNIQYGIGMDGMFDPERIAASIEGADVIALQEVTRGFPRNGHVDLVARFSDLFPDHFHVYGAPCDLLLDVSVENGRRIERRFQFGNMILSRWPILSTRHLLLPRSRTVEMLNLQRGALEAVIVAPGGPLRVYSVHLDHVSPDERLGQIRYLKERVVNFTSEGGSLTGAAEEGFPDLPLPEDFLLMGDFNMEPESTEYIALAGQRDRYYGRILRANEPVDVLDRLGSVTPETYTWAKPPGDGPIKMHLDHCFVNAGLVPRLKNAWIDNEAPGSDHFPVWVEVE, from the coding sequence ATGAAGTTTGTCAGCTATAACATTCAATACGGGATCGGCATGGATGGTATGTTCGATCCCGAACGCATAGCCGCGAGTATCGAGGGAGCGGATGTGATCGCGCTTCAGGAAGTGACCCGCGGTTTCCCCAGGAATGGCCATGTGGATCTTGTCGCCCGTTTCTCGGATCTGTTTCCGGACCATTTTCATGTCTATGGCGCACCTTGCGACCTGCTGCTCGACGTCTCGGTCGAGAACGGCCGCCGTATCGAGCGCCGCTTCCAGTTCGGCAACATGATCCTGTCGCGCTGGCCGATCCTTTCCACCCGCCATCTTCTGCTGCCCCGCAGCCGCACCGTCGAGATGCTCAACCTGCAGCGCGGAGCGCTGGAGGCGGTCATCGTCGCACCCGGCGGGCCGCTTCGTGTCTATTCCGTCCACCTCGATCATGTCTCTCCCGATGAACGGCTCGGCCAGATCCGCTATCTCAAGGAGCGGGTGGTGAACTTCACCTCTGAGGGCGGCTCGTTGACCGGTGCCGCCGAAGAGGGTTTCCCCGATCTGCCGCTGCCGGAGGATTTCCTGCTGATGGGCGATTTCAACATGGAGCCGGAATCGACGGAATATATCGCGCTCGCCGGCCAGCGGGACCGTTATTACGGTCGCATCCTGCGCGCCAACGAGCCCGTCGACGTGCTGGACCGCCTCGGATCGGTGACGCCGGAAACCTATACTTGGGCGAAGCCGCCGGGCGACGGGCCGATAAAGATGCATCTCGATCATTGCTTCGTGAATGCCGGGCTGGTGCCGCGGCTGAAAAACGCCTGGATCGACAATGAGGCGCCTGGTTCCGACCATTTCCCGGTCTGGGTCGAGGTCGAGTGA
- the rsfS gene encoding ribosome silencing factor, whose translation MRVSACCCYRKKGQTLTTVHAKGRTASVLPQSLERGADAAARALELVLASLEDSKAEDIVTINIVGKSALGDYMVVVSGRSNRHVMAISDHLISDLKDEGLGNARVEGQETGDWVLIDTGDIIVHVFRPEIRAFYNIEKMWATPDIEEGTLLH comes from the coding sequence ATTCGCGTTAGTGCCTGTTGCTGTTACCGGAAGAAAGGACAAACCCTGACAACAGTACACGCCAAGGGAAGGACGGCCTCCGTTCTCCCGCAGAGCCTGGAACGTGGCGCCGATGCTGCCGCCCGTGCTCTCGAACTGGTCCTCGCAAGCCTTGAGGACTCCAAAGCTGAAGATATCGTCACCATCAACATTGTTGGAAAATCAGCGCTCGGGGACTACATGGTCGTTGTCTCCGGTCGATCGAACCGACATGTCATGGCCATCAGCGATCACCTGATTTCCGATCTGAAGGACGAGGGGCTTGGCAACGCCCGCGTCGAAGGTCAGGAAACGGGTGACTGGGTGCTCATTGACACCGGCGACATCATCGTTCACGTGTTCCGCCCGGAAATTCGCGCGTTCTACAACATCGAAAAGATGTGGGCGACGCCGGATATCGAGGAAGGCACGCTGCTGCACTGA
- a CDS encoding sugar ABC transporter substrate-binding protein, which produces MMMVSAAAAAMFAGSAYAQEAATVAFLMPDQASTRYENHDYPGFKAEMEKLCPKCKVIYQNANADTALQQQQFNSVIAQGAKVIVLDPVDSAAAAALVEIAQSQDVKVIAYDRPIPAKPADFYVSFDNQGIGHAIARSLVQHLKARGVAEGAGVLQINGSPTDAAAGLIRDGIHRGLKDSGYKTLAEFDTPEWAPPKAQEWAAGQITRFGAAIKGVVAANDGTGGGAIAAFKAAGVNPVPPVTGNDATIAALQLIISGDQYNTISKPSEIVAAAAAKVAVQLLKGEKPQAKTSLYDTPSELFVPAVVTADNIKAEIFDKKIQTAQEVCTGEYAEGCKKLGITK; this is translated from the coding sequence ATGATGATGGTGTCGGCCGCTGCCGCCGCCATGTTTGCCGGTTCGGCCTATGCGCAGGAGGCGGCTACCGTCGCATTCCTGATGCCGGACCAGGCGTCGACGCGCTACGAGAACCATGACTATCCGGGCTTCAAGGCGGAGATGGAAAAGCTCTGCCCGAAATGCAAGGTCATCTACCAGAATGCCAATGCCGACACGGCGCTTCAGCAGCAGCAGTTCAATTCGGTCATCGCTCAGGGCGCCAAGGTTATCGTGCTCGACCCGGTTGACTCGGCTGCAGCCGCCGCGCTCGTCGAGATCGCGCAGTCCCAGGACGTCAAGGTGATTGCCTATGACCGTCCGATCCCCGCCAAGCCGGCGGATTTCTACGTGTCGTTCGACAATCAAGGCATCGGCCATGCCATCGCCCGGTCGCTGGTCCAGCATCTCAAGGCACGCGGCGTTGCAGAAGGCGCCGGCGTGCTGCAAATCAACGGCTCTCCCACCGACGCGGCGGCCGGTCTTATCCGTGACGGTATCCATCGGGGCCTGAAGGATTCCGGCTACAAGACACTGGCGGAATTCGATACGCCCGAATGGGCACCGCCGAAGGCCCAGGAATGGGCTGCCGGCCAGATCACTCGCTTTGGTGCAGCTATCAAGGGCGTTGTCGCCGCCAATGACGGCACGGGCGGCGGCGCGATCGCTGCCTTCAAGGCTGCAGGCGTAAACCCTGTTCCGCCCGTCACCGGCAACGACGCGACGATCGCGGCCTTGCAGCTGATCATCTCCGGCGACCAGTACAACACGATTTCCAAACCGTCGGAAATCGTGGCGGCCGCTGCCGCCAAGGTGGCGGTACAGCTTCTGAAGGGCGAAAAGCCGCAGGCGAAGACCTCGCTTTACGACACGCCGTCCGAGCTCTTCGTGCCCGCCGTCGTGACTGCGGACAACATCAAGGCGGAAATCTTCGACAAGAAGATCCAGACTGCCCAAGAGGTCTGCACCGGTGAATATGCCGAAGGCTGCAAGAAGCTCGGCATTACCAAGTAA
- a CDS encoding nicotinate-nucleotide adenylyltransferase: protein MPHAERGMAVGLFGGSFNPPHEGHLLVAEIALRRLGLDQLWWMVTPGNPLKSRSELALLGDRLAMSEKLIDDPRIKITAFEKTLGGSYTADTLSFVKARNPLVHFVWVMGADSLKTFHHWQKWQTIASTFPIAVIDRPGATLSFLSSKMARTFDYARVDEDDAGTLWKRRAPAWTFIHGPRSALSSTAIRAANGQKSD from the coding sequence ATGCCGCATGCCGAACGGGGCATGGCCGTCGGCCTGTTCGGCGGTTCGTTCAATCCGCCGCATGAGGGCCATCTCCTCGTCGCCGAGATTGCGCTTCGCCGGCTTGGCCTCGACCAGCTCTGGTGGATGGTCACTCCCGGCAACCCGCTGAAAAGCCGCTCCGAACTTGCGTTGCTCGGCGACCGGCTGGCGATGAGCGAAAAGCTGATCGACGACCCTCGCATCAAGATCACAGCCTTCGAAAAGACACTCGGCGGCTCCTATACCGCCGATACGCTCTCCTTCGTGAAGGCCAGGAACCCGCTCGTGCATTTTGTCTGGGTGATGGGCGCCGACAGCCTGAAGACCTTCCACCACTGGCAGAAATGGCAGACGATCGCCTCGACCTTCCCGATCGCGGTCATCGACCGGCCGGGGGCGACACTGTCGTTCCTGTCGTCGAAAATGGCCCGCACCTTCGACTACGCCCGCGTCGATGAGGACGACGCCGGCACGCTCTGGAAACGGCGGGCGCCAGCCTGGACCTTCATCCACGGCCCGCGTTCGGCCCTGAGTTCCACGGCGATCCGCGCCGCAAACGGGCAGAAATCCGATTAG
- a CDS encoding LacI family DNA-binding transcriptional regulator translates to MNQDRPTKKITIYDLAELAGTSASAVSAVLNGNWKKRRISSQLAEKITRLAEEQGYAINMQASLLRREKSKIIGMIVPKYDNRYFGSIVETFETMARERGLFPIITCTRRDPELEVEAARTMLSYQVEWLVSTGATDPDRISDLCGAAGVGSLNLDLPGTKAPSIISDNFTGARELTRRILVNSERKLGVARPLLFIGGRGSDHNTAERVRGFRAAHADIGVPIDESHILTCGYAPEKAETSLQALARAEGELPSGMFVNSTISLEGVMRWIKRSGHYANHTPVMGCFDWDPFAALLGDQIEMVRQDVQGMLTAVFEVIDHGAKGASLIEIPPIFVDSDYALINDPTA, encoded by the coding sequence GTGAATCAGGACAGGCCGACAAAAAAGATTACGATCTATGACCTGGCCGAGCTTGCGGGAACGTCGGCCAGCGCTGTCAGCGCCGTGTTGAACGGGAACTGGAAAAAGCGCAGGATCAGCAGTCAATTGGCAGAGAAGATCACCCGGCTAGCGGAGGAGCAGGGTTATGCCATCAACATGCAGGCCAGCCTGCTTCGGAGGGAGAAGTCGAAGATCATCGGCATGATCGTGCCCAAATATGACAACCGCTATTTCGGATCGATCGTCGAGACCTTCGAAACCATGGCACGCGAGCGGGGTCTCTTCCCGATCATCACCTGCACACGCCGCGACCCTGAATTGGAGGTCGAAGCGGCCCGGACCATGCTTTCCTATCAGGTCGAATGGCTGGTTTCGACCGGCGCCACGGATCCCGACCGCATCAGTGATCTCTGCGGAGCCGCGGGCGTCGGAAGCCTCAACCTCGATCTGCCCGGCACCAAAGCGCCTTCCATCATCTCCGACAATTTCACCGGCGCCCGAGAATTGACGCGGCGCATTCTCGTCAACAGCGAACGTAAGCTGGGCGTAGCGCGCCCGCTTCTCTTCATCGGCGGCCGCGGTAGCGATCACAACACCGCGGAGCGCGTTCGCGGCTTTCGCGCGGCCCATGCCGATATTGGTGTACCGATCGACGAAAGCCATATCCTGACCTGCGGATACGCACCGGAAAAAGCCGAGACGTCCCTTCAAGCGCTGGCCAGGGCGGAAGGTGAGCTGCCGAGCGGCATGTTCGTAAATTCCACAATTTCGCTCGAAGGTGTCATGCGGTGGATCAAGCGCTCCGGCCACTATGCCAATCACACGCCTGTCATGGGCTGCTTCGACTGGGATCCCTTCGCGGCACTGCTCGGCGACCAGATTGAGATGGTGCGACAGGACGTCCAGGGCATGCTGACCGCCGTATTCGAGGTCATCGACCACGGAGCCAAGGGCGCCTCGCTGATCGAGATCCCGCCTATCTTTGTCGATAGCGACTATGCACTCATCAATGATCCAACGGCGTGA
- a CDS encoding GNAT family N-acetyltransferase has product MNAAVLQKTSSTVTMPGPCPVITTERLVLRPHKITDATAIAESLCDFKVARMLARVPQPYDRQDALDWLVPHASGILPDWTLAITTGDDTHIGAVCLEPRRGQWRLGYWLNRLYWDRGYMTEAVAGALERFFRRMPEAQVFSGAFADNLASLNVQKKLGFTIVDANQLFSTSRNRLVPHIETMLLPEDFRRPARP; this is encoded by the coding sequence ATGAACGCCGCCGTCCTCCAGAAGACGAGTTCGACTGTCACGATGCCCGGCCCCTGCCCGGTCATCACCACGGAAAGGCTGGTTCTTCGCCCGCACAAGATCACCGACGCGACGGCGATTGCCGAATCGCTCTGCGATTTCAAGGTCGCCCGCATGCTGGCGCGAGTGCCGCAGCCCTATGACCGCCAGGACGCGCTGGATTGGCTCGTCCCGCATGCATCGGGCATCCTGCCGGACTGGACGCTGGCGATCACCACCGGTGACGATACCCATATCGGCGCCGTCTGCCTGGAGCCGAGACGCGGTCAATGGCGTCTTGGCTACTGGCTGAACCGGCTCTACTGGGATCGGGGTTACATGACCGAAGCGGTGGCCGGGGCGCTGGAACGTTTCTTCCGGCGGATGCCGGAAGCGCAGGTCTTTTCCGGCGCCTTTGCGGACAATCTGGCCTCGCTGAACGTCCAGAAGAAGCTCGGCTTCACCATCGTCGATGCGAACCAGCTCTTCAGCACGTCCCGCAACCGCCTGGTCCCGCATATCGAGACCATGCTTTTGCCCGAGGATTTCCGGCGGCCGGCCCGACCGTGA
- the obgE gene encoding GTPase ObgE, translated as MKFLDETKVYIRSGDGGAGAVSFRREKFVEFGGPDGGDGGRGGDVWVEAVNGLNTLIDFRFQQHFKGQTGTHGMGRNRTGANGGEVTLKVPVGTQIFEEDNETLIIDLTREGQRFRLAKGGNGGFGNTHFKSATNQAPNWANPGLEGEEKTIWLRLKLIADAGLVGMPNAGKSTFLASVTRARPKIANYPFTTLHPNLGVATIDGREFVLADIPGLIEGAHEGVGIGDRFLGHVERTRVLLHLVSSVEEKVGKAYKTVKHELEAYGGGLTDKPVIVALSQIDVLDDKELKKKAKELEKACGQTPFLISAVTGKGMTEVLRALRDVIVEASGVNETALPDRSTPIQDFDEDEDA; from the coding sequence ATGAAATTTCTCGACGAGACAAAAGTCTATATCCGCTCCGGCGACGGCGGCGCGGGCGCGGTCTCGTTCCGGCGGGAAAAATTCGTCGAGTTCGGCGGACCCGATGGCGGTGACGGAGGGCGCGGCGGCGACGTCTGGGTGGAGGCCGTCAACGGCCTCAACACCCTGATCGATTTCCGCTTCCAGCAGCATTTCAAGGGCCAGACCGGCACCCACGGCATGGGCCGCAACCGCACCGGCGCCAATGGCGGCGAAGTGACGTTGAAAGTGCCCGTCGGCACTCAGATTTTCGAGGAAGATAACGAGACTCTGATTATCGACCTGACCCGCGAAGGCCAGAGGTTCCGGCTCGCCAAGGGCGGCAATGGCGGCTTCGGCAACACCCATTTCAAGAGCGCGACCAACCAGGCGCCGAATTGGGCCAATCCCGGCCTTGAGGGCGAGGAAAAAACCATCTGGCTGCGGCTGAAGCTGATCGCCGATGCCGGTCTCGTCGGAATGCCGAATGCCGGCAAGTCGACATTCCTTGCCAGCGTCACCCGCGCCCGTCCGAAGATCGCCAACTACCCGTTCACGACGCTGCATCCCAATCTCGGCGTCGCCACGATCGACGGCCGCGAATTCGTGCTCGCTGATATTCCGGGCCTGATCGAAGGCGCCCATGAGGGTGTCGGCATCGGCGACCGGTTCCTGGGCCATGTCGAGCGCACCCGCGTGCTCCTGCATCTGGTCTCCTCCGTCGAGGAAAAGGTCGGCAAGGCCTATAAGACCGTCAAACACGAACTCGAGGCCTATGGCGGTGGCCTGACCGACAAGCCGGTCATCGTGGCGCTGTCGCAGATCGACGTGCTCGACGACAAGGAACTGAAGAAGAAGGCGAAGGAACTAGAAAAGGCCTGCGGCCAGACGCCGTTCCTGATCTCCGCCGTCACCGGCAAGGGCATGACCGAGGTGCTGCGCGCGTTGCGCGATGTCATCGTCGAGGCGAGCGGAGTCAATGAAACCGCGCTGCCCGATCGCTCGACCCCCATCCAGGATTTCGATGAGGACGAGGACGCATGA
- a CDS encoding glutamate-5-semialdehyde dehydrogenase, which yields MLDMVAKAGDVAAVMEQIGRNAKAAARELATASTEAKNKALQAMADAILAAQDGILAANAADLKGVEGKDLLPSFIDRLTLTEKSIAGMAQALREIAEFKDPVGEVIAAWDRPNGLHIERVRTPLGVIGVIYESRPNVTADAGALCLKAGNAVILRGGSDSARSSEAIHDCLVAGLKAAGLPEHAIQIVPTTDRAAVGAMLSGLNGAIDVIVPRGGKSLVARVQNEARVPVFAHLEGLCHIYMDASADLEMAKKIIVNAKMRRTGVCGAAETLLIDSAAIGTHLMPVLEALTEAGCEIRASAAVLKVFPGFKPATEEDWRTEYLDAVISVAIVDGISGAIRHINTYSSSHTEAVIAEDPQVVSRFFNELDSAILLHNASTQFADGGEFGMGGEIGISTGKMHARGPVGVEQLTSFKYRVHGTGQIRP from the coding sequence ATGCTTGATATGGTTGCAAAGGCAGGCGACGTCGCCGCCGTGATGGAGCAGATCGGCCGCAATGCGAAGGCTGCGGCCCGCGAGCTCGCAACGGCTTCGACCGAAGCGAAGAACAAGGCGCTCCAGGCCATGGCGGACGCGATCCTTGCCGCACAGGACGGAATCCTTGCTGCCAATGCCGCCGACCTGAAAGGCGTGGAAGGCAAAGACCTGCTGCCATCGTTCATCGACCGGCTGACGCTGACCGAAAAGTCCATCGCCGGCATGGCGCAGGCGCTACGCGAGATCGCCGAGTTCAAGGATCCGGTCGGCGAAGTCATCGCCGCCTGGGACCGTCCGAACGGGCTCCATATCGAACGTGTCCGCACGCCGCTTGGCGTCATCGGCGTGATCTATGAAAGCCGGCCGAACGTCACCGCCGACGCCGGCGCGCTCTGCCTCAAGGCCGGCAATGCCGTGATCCTGCGCGGCGGTTCCGATTCGGCCCGGTCGTCGGAGGCTATCCACGATTGCCTCGTCGCCGGCCTGAAGGCGGCGGGCCTTCCCGAACACGCGATCCAGATCGTGCCCACCACCGACCGTGCCGCCGTCGGCGCCATGCTGTCGGGCCTTAACGGCGCGATCGACGTCATCGTGCCGCGCGGCGGCAAGAGCCTGGTCGCCCGCGTCCAGAACGAGGCGCGTGTGCCGGTCTTCGCCCATCTCGAAGGCCTCTGCCATATCTACATGGACGCCTCCGCGGACCTGGAAATGGCCAAGAAGATTATCGTCAACGCCAAGATGCGCCGCACCGGCGTCTGCGGAGCGGCCGAAACCCTGCTGATCGACAGCGCCGCGATCGGCACGCATCTGATGCCGGTCCTTGAAGCACTGACGGAAGCCGGCTGCGAAATCCGCGCCTCGGCGGCCGTCCTCAAGGTGTTTCCGGGCTTCAAGCCTGCGACGGAGGAGGACTGGCGCACCGAATATCTCGACGCGGTGATCTCGGTTGCGATCGTCGACGGTATTTCCGGCGCCATCCGCCACATCAACACCTATTCCTCCAGCCACACGGAGGCGGTGATCGCCGAGGATCCGCAGGTCGTTTCCCGTTTCTTCAACGAACTCGACTCAGCGATCCTGCTGCACAATGCCTCCACCCAGTTCGCCGATGGCGGCGAGTTCGGCATGGGCGGCGAAATCGGCATTTCGACCGGCAAGATGCATGCGCGCGGCCCCGTTGGCGTCGAGCAATTGACCTCGTTCAAATACCGGGTGCACGGCACCGGCCAGATCCGGCCCTGA
- the rpmA gene encoding 50S ribosomal protein L27, with the protein MAHKKAGGSSRNGRDSNSKRLGVKKFGGEAVIPGNIIVRQRGTQWHPGANVGIGTDHTIFALTEGNVNYRTKANGRVFVSVMPKAEAAE; encoded by the coding sequence ATGGCACATAAAAAAGCTGGCGGTTCGTCGCGCAACGGTCGCGATTCGAATTCCAAGCGCCTTGGCGTGAAGAAGTTCGGCGGCGAAGCCGTCATTCCGGGCAACATCATCGTGCGCCAGCGCGGCACGCAGTGGCATCCGGGCGCCAATGTCGGCATCGGCACCGATCACACCATTTTTGCGCTTACCGAAGGCAATGTGAATTACCGAACCAAGGCCAATGGTCGCGTGTTCGTGTCCGTAATGCCGAAAGCCGAAGCAGCAGAATAA
- the rplU gene encoding 50S ribosomal protein L21, giving the protein MFAVIKTGGKQYRVAANDVLTIEKLEAEAGSVVEFNEILVVGVGADAKFGAPFVAGATVKAEVVEHNRGKKVLSFKKRRRQNSKRIRGHRQHHTVVRITDILA; this is encoded by the coding sequence ATGTTCGCAGTCATCAAGACCGGCGGTAAACAGTACCGCGTGGCAGCCAACGACGTGCTCACCATCGAGAAGCTGGAAGCCGAAGCTGGTTCTGTCGTAGAATTCAACGAAATCCTGGTTGTCGGCGTTGGTGCCGATGCCAAGTTCGGCGCTCCCTTTGTTGCGGGTGCGACGGTCAAGGCCGAAGTGGTCGAGCATAATCGCGGCAAGAAGGTTCTTTCCTTCAAGAAGCGTCGCCGTCAGAATTCCAAGCGGATTCGCGGCCATCGCCAGCATCACACGGTCGTCCGCATCACGGACATCTTGGCTTAA
- the proB gene encoding glutamate 5-kinase yields MTAVRKPLAGHRRIVIKIGSALLVDRKTGLKSQWLDAICADIAALKARGIDVLVVSSGAIAMGRTVLDLPSGALKLEESQAAAAVGQIALARAWSESLSRDGIVAGQILLTLGDTEERRRYLNARATINQLLKIGAVPIINENDTVATTEIRYGDNDRLAARVATMTSADLLVLLSDIDGLYTAPPHLDPDAKFLELVPAITPEIEAMAGGAASELSRGGMRTKIDAGKIATGAGCAMIIASGKTEHPLRAIEQGARSSWFAPSGTPVTARKTWIAGQLQPAGELFVDEGAETALGTGKSLLPAGVRRIDGHFHRGDTVAIIGVDGREIARGLVSYDAEEARQITGRKSGEIEAILGYAGRAAMVHRDDLVMTGPAKRKAKKEDRKEDAAHA; encoded by the coding sequence ATGACGGCAGTCCGCAAGCCTCTCGCCGGCCATCGCCGTATTGTCATCAAGATCGGCTCGGCATTGCTCGTCGACCGCAAGACGGGCCTGAAGTCGCAATGGCTCGACGCGATCTGCGCCGATATCGCCGCGTTGAAGGCGAGAGGCATCGACGTTCTGGTCGTCTCTTCGGGCGCGATCGCCATGGGCCGCACCGTGCTCGACCTGCCCTCGGGCGCGCTGAAGCTCGAAGAGAGCCAGGCAGCGGCGGCGGTCGGCCAGATCGCGCTTGCGCGCGCCTGGTCGGAAAGCCTGTCTCGCGATGGCATCGTGGCGGGCCAGATCCTGCTGACGTTGGGCGACACGGAAGAGCGCCGTCGTTACCTCAACGCCCGTGCCACCATCAACCAGCTTCTGAAGATCGGCGCCGTGCCGATCATCAACGAGAACGATACGGTCGCCACGACGGAAATCCGCTATGGCGACAACGATCGCCTCGCCGCCCGCGTCGCCACCATGACCAGCGCCGACCTGCTCGTGCTCCTGTCCGATATCGACGGCCTTTATACCGCCCCGCCGCATCTCGACCCCGACGCGAAATTCCTGGAACTCGTGCCCGCGATCACGCCGGAGATCGAAGCCATGGCCGGCGGCGCTGCGTCCGAACTGTCGCGCGGCGGCATGCGCACCAAGATCGATGCCGGCAAGATCGCCACCGGCGCCGGCTGCGCCATGATCATCGCATCCGGCAAGACGGAGCATCCGCTGCGCGCGATTGAACAGGGCGCTCGCTCCTCCTGGTTTGCGCCCTCGGGGACCCCAGTGACTGCGCGAAAAACCTGGATCGCAGGCCAGCTTCAGCCGGCCGGCGAACTTTTCGTCGACGAAGGCGCCGAAACCGCGCTCGGCACCGGCAAGAGCCTGCTGCCCGCCGGCGTGCGCAGGATCGACGGCCACTTCCATCGCGGCGACACGGTCGCAATCATCGGTGTCGACGGTCGCGAAATCGCCCGAGGACTTGTGAGCTACGATGCCGAAGAGGCCCGCCAGATCACCGGGCGCAAGTCCGGCGAGATCGAGGCGATCCTCGGTTATGCCGGCCGCGCCGCCATGGTCCATCGCGACGACCTGGTGATGACCGGGCCGGCGAAGCGTAAAGCCAAAAAAGAAGATCGCAAGGAGGATGCCGCCCATGCTTGA
- a CDS encoding GNAT family N-acetyltransferase, whose translation MQGELLRASQSRPPEDRLRPDRSRSDCPVLLSQRLVLRTPHEEDIDALAHLANNANIATMVSRMPHPYTAKDAADFVRRTKAGEIGKCVYAITRGDNGAFLGCCALEPQQDERTLELGYWLGEPHWNRGYATEAAHALIDMAFRTRNNIDHIDARCRVTNIASRRVIQKCGFQFQGTGMIDCLALGGMVAVEWFRLDRKTWMSLRSWGELR comes from the coding sequence ATGCAAGGCGAACTACTGAGGGCGAGCCAATCCCGGCCGCCAGAGGACCGGTTAAGACCCGACCGGTCGAGAAGCGATTGCCCCGTCTTACTGTCGCAGAGGTTAGTTCTGCGCACCCCCCACGAAGAAGACATCGACGCACTTGCCCATCTCGCCAACAATGCGAATATCGCGACCATGGTGTCGCGTATGCCGCATCCCTATACGGCTAAGGACGCAGCCGATTTCGTGCGACGCACGAAGGCCGGCGAGATTGGCAAATGCGTCTACGCCATCACGCGAGGAGACAACGGCGCCTTTCTCGGTTGCTGCGCGCTCGAACCGCAACAGGACGAGAGAACGCTCGAACTCGGCTATTGGCTGGGCGAACCCCATTGGAACAGGGGTTATGCCACGGAAGCCGCCCATGCCCTGATCGACATGGCCTTCCGCACCCGCAACAACATCGACCATATCGATGCCCGTTGCCGGGTGACCAACATCGCCTCCCGGCGGGTGATCCAGAAATGCGGCTTCCAGTTCCAGGGCACCGGCATGATCGATTGCCTGGCGCTTGGCGGCATGGTCGCCGTCGAGTGGTTCCGGCTCGACCGCAAGACCTGGATGTCCTTGAGAAGCTGGGGAGAACTGCGATGA
- the rlmH gene encoding 23S rRNA (pseudouridine(1915)-N(3))-methyltransferase RlmH, producing the protein MRISLFAVGRLKTGPEKELASRYLDRFAKAGPAVGLELSKLIEIQESRASNADTRKREEAGALEKVLPEGAVLILLDERGKALDSEAFAGVIGRYRDSGKRDLMLVIGGADGLDPDLRERADMVLNLGSMTWPHQLVRILIAEQLYRAVTILSGHPYHRA; encoded by the coding sequence ATGCGAATAAGCCTTTTCGCCGTGGGACGGCTAAAGACCGGACCGGAGAAGGAACTTGCGTCCCGATATCTCGACCGTTTCGCCAAGGCTGGCCCGGCGGTGGGCCTGGAATTGTCGAAACTGATCGAGATCCAGGAAAGTCGCGCATCGAATGCCGATACCCGCAAGCGCGAAGAAGCCGGCGCGCTCGAAAAGGTGCTTCCCGAAGGCGCGGTTCTCATTCTTCTCGACGAACGGGGCAAGGCGCTCGACAGCGAGGCTTTCGCCGGTGTGATCGGCCGATATCGCGACAGCGGCAAACGCGACCTGATGCTGGTGATCGGCGGCGCCGACGGGCTCGACCCGGACTTGCGCGAACGGGCCGATATGGTGCTCAACCTCGGCTCGATGACATGGCCGCATCAACTGGTGCGCATCCTGATTGCCGAACAGCTCTACCGCGCCGTCACCATTCTCTCGGGCCATCCCTATCACAGAGCTTAA